In Achromobacter xylosoxidans A8, a single window of DNA contains:
- a CDS encoding LysR substrate-binding domain-containing protein, translated as MDWTHRLRLRNLKMLLSLAQTRNISHSAAMLNTTQPGLSKWLKDLEDDIGLPLFERHARGLRPTPHGDVLITHAQRVEAQLDRASADMAALREGGGGRVVIGASGASASDTVPLAVMKLLERMPQARVKLVEGTTDLLLAQLAQGDLDIVVGRSAPEHHDPAIRFEALYLEPIHLVARPRHPLFAIEQPSWPDLLSYRWILWPKGTPIRNAVDAALAAAGQAPPPDHVESNSVTINLTLINNSDMIGVASHRAALRFSQMRAMRIIPVRLSGFGSVAMYWREDAFRPIAVEEAMAALRNTVAEHAPGAARS; from the coding sequence ATGGACTGGACCCACCGATTGCGCCTGCGCAATCTGAAAATGCTGCTGAGCCTGGCCCAGACCCGCAACATCAGCCATTCGGCTGCGATGCTCAACACGACGCAGCCGGGTTTGTCCAAGTGGCTGAAGGATCTGGAAGACGATATCGGGCTGCCGCTGTTCGAACGGCACGCGCGCGGCTTGCGGCCCACGCCGCATGGCGACGTGCTGATCACGCATGCCCAGCGGGTGGAAGCGCAGCTGGACCGCGCCAGCGCGGACATGGCGGCGCTGCGCGAGGGCGGCGGCGGCCGGGTGGTGATAGGCGCATCGGGCGCGTCGGCGTCGGACACGGTGCCGCTGGCGGTGATGAAGCTGCTGGAACGCATGCCGCAGGCGCGGGTGAAACTGGTGGAGGGTACGACCGATCTGCTGCTGGCGCAGTTGGCGCAGGGCGACCTGGACATTGTGGTGGGGCGTTCCGCGCCTGAGCATCACGACCCGGCCATCCGGTTCGAGGCCTTGTACCTGGAACCCATACACCTGGTGGCGCGGCCGCGCCATCCTCTATTCGCGATCGAGCAGCCGTCCTGGCCGGATCTCCTGTCCTACCGCTGGATCCTGTGGCCCAAGGGCACGCCTATCCGCAACGCGGTGGACGCGGCGCTGGCTGCGGCGGGGCAGGCGCCGCCGCCAGACCATGTCGAATCCAATTCGGTGACCATCAATCTCACGCTGATCAACAACAGCGACATGATCGGCGTGGCTTCGCATCGGGCGGCGCTGCGGTTTTCGCAGATGCGGGCGATGCGGATCATTCCGGTGCGGCTGTCGGGTTTCGGGTCGGTGGCGATGTACTGGCGCGAGGACGCGTTCAGGCCGATTGCGGTGGAGGAGGCGATGGCGGCGTTGCGGAACACGGTGGCGGAACATGCGCCTGGCGCGGCGAGGTCTTGA
- the gtdA gene encoding gentisate 1,2-dioxygenase, whose amino-acid sequence MPDGHTPGADRAAYYARIARKHMAPLWESLHNLVPREPAPRCVPAIWKYEDVRDDVMASGSLITAEEAVRRVLILENPGLPGQASITQSLYAGLQLILPGEIAPSHRHTQSALRFIVEGRGAYTAVNGERTTMHPGDFIITPSWTWHDHGNAETAEGGEPVVWLDGLDIPLLRFLDAGFAENYPSATQPVTRPEGDSMARYGHNMAPVRHQTASGTSPIFNYPYERSREALDQLYRHGELDPWDGVKLRYLNPATGGYPMPTMATFMQFLPAGFQGKTYRSTDSTVYSVVEGRGTARIGDQEFHFGPRDVFVAPSWQPVQLAALDDATLFSYSDRPVQDALGVWREARVG is encoded by the coding sequence ATGCCCGACGGCCACACCCCCGGCGCCGACCGCGCCGCCTATTACGCACGCATCGCCAGAAAGCACATGGCCCCCCTCTGGGAGTCGTTGCACAACCTGGTGCCGCGCGAGCCCGCGCCGCGTTGCGTCCCCGCCATCTGGAAGTACGAGGACGTGCGCGACGACGTCATGGCGTCCGGCTCGTTGATCACGGCGGAAGAAGCCGTGCGGCGCGTGCTCATCCTGGAGAATCCCGGCCTGCCCGGCCAGGCCAGCATCACCCAGAGCCTGTATGCCGGCCTGCAGCTGATCCTGCCTGGCGAGATCGCACCCAGCCACCGCCACACGCAGTCAGCGCTGCGCTTCATCGTCGAAGGCCGCGGCGCCTATACCGCGGTCAACGGCGAGCGCACCACCATGCACCCCGGCGACTTCATCATCACGCCGTCCTGGACCTGGCATGACCATGGCAACGCCGAGACCGCCGAAGGCGGCGAACCCGTCGTGTGGCTGGACGGCCTGGACATCCCGCTGCTGCGTTTCCTGGATGCGGGCTTCGCCGAAAACTATCCCTCGGCCACGCAGCCCGTGACCCGCCCCGAGGGCGACAGCATGGCGCGCTACGGCCACAACATGGCGCCCGTGCGCCATCAGACCGCCAGCGGCACCTCGCCCATCTTCAACTACCCCTACGAGCGCAGCCGCGAAGCGCTGGACCAGCTCTACCGCCATGGCGAACTGGACCCCTGGGACGGCGTGAAGCTGCGCTACCTGAATCCGGCCACCGGCGGCTATCCCATGCCGACCATGGCGACCTTCATGCAATTCCTGCCGGCCGGCTTCCAGGGCAAGACGTACCGCAGCACCGACTCCACCGTCTACAGCGTGGTCGAGGGCCGCGGCACCGCCCGCATCGGCGACCAGGAATTCCATTTCGGCCCACGCGACGTCTTCGTTGCCCCATCCTGGCAGCCCGTGCAGCTGGCCGCGCTGGACGACGCCACCCTGTTCAGCTATTCCGACCGCCCGGTGCAGGACGCGCTGGGCGTGTGGCGCGAAGCGCGCGTCGGCTGA
- a CDS encoding fumarylacetoacetate hydrolase family protein, producing the protein MSFVFDPAAPVAVPVAGSQDSFPVRRVYCVGRNYAAHAREMGFDPDREPPFFFCKPADAVVPVAEGSTLSLPYPSETANLHYEIELVAAIGKGGANIPVEQALQHVWGYAVGLDMTRRDLQMKMREAGRPWELGKAFDLSAPIGPLYPAATVNGIDQAAIWLQVNGTDKQRSDIGKLIWSVAETVAYLSKYFRLEAGDLIYTGTPEGVGPVVRGDKMVGGVDGLGTLSVQMV; encoded by the coding sequence ATGTCTTTCGTCTTCGATCCCGCCGCCCCCGTCGCCGTGCCTGTCGCTGGCAGCCAGGACAGCTTCCCCGTGCGCCGCGTCTATTGCGTCGGCCGCAACTATGCCGCCCACGCCCGCGAAATGGGCTTCGACCCGGACCGCGAACCGCCGTTCTTCTTCTGCAAGCCGGCCGATGCCGTGGTGCCGGTGGCCGAAGGCAGCACGCTGTCGCTGCCCTATCCTTCCGAGACCGCCAATCTGCACTATGAGATCGAACTGGTCGCCGCCATCGGCAAGGGCGGCGCCAACATCCCCGTTGAACAAGCGCTGCAACACGTATGGGGCTATGCCGTGGGCCTGGACATGACCCGTCGCGACCTGCAGATGAAGATGCGCGAAGCCGGCAGGCCCTGGGAACTGGGCAAGGCCTTTGACCTGAGCGCCCCCATCGGACCCTTGTATCCCGCCGCTACGGTCAATGGCATCGACCAGGCCGCCATCTGGTTGCAGGTCAATGGCACCGACAAGCAGCGTAGCGACATCGGCAAGCTGATCTGGTCCGTCGCCGAGACCGTCGCCTACCTGTCCAAGTACTTCCGCCTGGAAGCCGGCGACCTGATCTACACCGGCACGCCCGAAGGCGTGGGTCCGGTGGTGCGCGGCGACAAGATGGTCGGCGGCGTGGACGGCCTGGGCACGCTCAGCGTGCAGATGGTGTGA
- the maiA gene encoding maleylacetoacetate isomerase, translated as MQLHSFFNSSTSYRVRIALALKGLPYEYLPVNLRKQEQRAPDYVAKNPSAGVPLLIDGDTQLSQSLAIIDYLDATHPEPRLIPAGTLERARVLELSDAISCDIHPVNNMRILRYLQDVLGASEEQKNAWYHHWIREGMTAVEALLVRHGHGAYCYGDAPTLADCCLVPQVANAQRMGCDLSAYPRALRVYEHCNAQPAFQQAAPTQQPDYAK; from the coding sequence ATGCAACTGCACAGCTTTTTCAACAGCTCCACCTCCTACCGCGTGCGCATCGCGCTGGCGCTCAAGGGCCTGCCCTACGAGTACCTGCCCGTGAACCTGCGCAAGCAGGAACAGCGCGCCCCGGACTATGTGGCGAAGAACCCTTCCGCGGGCGTGCCCCTGCTGATCGACGGCGACACCCAACTGTCGCAGTCGCTGGCCATCATCGACTACCTGGACGCCACCCATCCGGAACCGCGCCTGATCCCGGCCGGCACGCTGGAGCGCGCCCGCGTGCTGGAGCTGTCCGACGCCATTTCCTGCGATATCCATCCAGTCAACAACATGCGCATCCTGCGCTATCTGCAGGACGTGCTGGGCGCCAGCGAGGAACAGAAGAACGCCTGGTACCACCACTGGATACGCGAAGGCATGACGGCCGTGGAAGCGCTGTTGGTGCGCCACGGCCACGGCGCCTACTGCTACGGCGACGCGCCCACGCTGGCGGACTGCTGCCTGGTGCCGCAGGTGGCGAATGCCCAGCGCATGGGCTGCGATCTGTCTGCCTACCCACGCGCACTCCGCGTGTACGAACACTGCAATGCGCAGCCCGCCTTCCAGCAGGCCGCTCCCACCCAGCAACCGGACTACGCCAAGTGA
- a CDS encoding chorismate mutase, which translates to MSHQEPDTQGAPLREYTDPSYRPLCANLADVRANIDRLDDEIVRLIAERAMYVKDAARFKRDAFQVSAPARQAQVFEKSRLLAERHNQGFANLDQVVDATYRAMVAAFIANEQNYFNTMKDVGDTHA; encoded by the coding sequence GTGAGCCACCAGGAACCCGACACCCAGGGCGCGCCGCTGCGCGAATACACCGATCCGTCCTACCGCCCCCTATGCGCCAACCTGGCGGACGTGCGCGCCAACATCGACCGGCTGGACGACGAGATCGTGCGCCTGATCGCCGAACGCGCCATGTACGTAAAGGACGCCGCGCGCTTCAAGCGCGACGCCTTCCAGGTGAGCGCCCCCGCCCGCCAGGCGCAGGTCTTCGAAAAATCGCGGCTGCTGGCCGAGCGCCACAACCAGGGCTTCGCCAACCTGGACCAGGTGGTGGACGCCACCTACCGCGCCATGGTCGCGGCCTTCATCGCCAACGAACAAAACTACTTCAACACCATGAAGGATGTCGGAGACACCCATGCATAA
- a CDS encoding Bug family tripartite tricarboxylate transporter substrate binding protein encodes MHKPCARRIAVHALILGLAALTPLAAAQAQAWPAQPLKAIVPFGPGSSPDQVARIVGEKAGAILGQTIVIENKPGASGNIGTYAIANAKPDGYTFGVSITGPLVNNTLLFDKLPYAPATDLSPLTLAVHQPNVLVVPASAGIANIGQLLDALKKNSDKYNFPSTGAGTVSHLAVELMLQQTGARATHVPYPSSPAALTSLLSGDTQFAALPPIAVMPMVKDGRLKALAVTSSKRSALLPEIPTLAEVGVQGIEGSAWIGFVISSKVPADIQKKLSDALIQAIRDPEVTKRLQAQFMDPAATTPAEFRAYMDDELKRWEPLIKKLGIKGQ; translated from the coding sequence ATGCATAAGCCCTGCGCGCGCCGTATCGCTGTCCATGCACTGATCCTGGGACTGGCCGCTCTGACGCCGCTCGCAGCCGCGCAAGCCCAGGCCTGGCCGGCCCAGCCGCTCAAGGCCATCGTGCCCTTCGGCCCTGGCTCCAGCCCCGACCAGGTGGCGCGCATCGTCGGCGAAAAGGCCGGCGCCATCCTGGGCCAGACCATCGTCATCGAGAACAAGCCGGGCGCCAGCGGCAATATCGGCACCTATGCCATCGCCAATGCCAAGCCCGACGGCTACACCTTCGGCGTGTCCATCACCGGCCCGCTGGTCAACAACACGTTGCTGTTCGACAAGCTGCCCTATGCGCCCGCGACCGACCTGTCGCCGCTGACGCTGGCCGTGCACCAGCCCAACGTGCTGGTCGTGCCCGCTTCCGCCGGCATAGCCAACATCGGCCAATTGCTGGACGCGCTGAAGAAGAACTCGGACAAGTACAACTTCCCGTCCACCGGCGCCGGCACGGTGTCGCACCTGGCCGTGGAACTGATGCTGCAGCAGACCGGCGCGCGCGCCACCCACGTGCCCTATCCCTCGTCGCCCGCCGCCCTGACCTCGCTGCTGTCCGGCGACACGCAGTTCGCCGCGCTGCCGCCCATCGCCGTCATGCCCATGGTCAAGGACGGACGCCTGAAGGCGCTGGCCGTCACCTCGTCCAAGCGCTCCGCGTTGCTGCCCGAGATCCCGACGCTGGCCGAAGTCGGCGTGCAAGGCATCGAAGGCTCGGCGTGGATCGGCTTCGTGATCTCGTCCAAGGTCCCGGCCGACATCCAGAAGAAGCTGTCCGATGCGCTGATCCAGGCCATCCGCGACCCCGAGGTCACCAAGCGCCTGCAAGCGCAGTTCATGGATCCCGCCGCCACCACGCCCGCCGAGTTCCGCGCCTACATGGACGACGAGCTCAAGCGCTGGGAGCCGCTGATCAAGAAGCTGGGCATCAAGGGCCAGTAA
- a CDS encoding FAD-dependent oxidoreductase, protein MLITEPARQVPLYGEYDVVVLGGGPAGLLAAASAARNGASVLLVERYGFLGGMGTAAGVSNFCGLHANIRGNIRQVVHGMTDELLDRMRALDGLNDPHLILGKIHAQAYDISAFKCAADGLVQASGAQVLFHALATGVASGAGGSVDALFLETKSGRCAVRARIFIDCSGDADIAQWGGLPFEKGDEHGGMLYPTLMFKVGNVDGARAQEAWKTIPQLMDQAAASGEFTFPRRGAIVRPQKHDYEWRVNVTQLANADGSAADGTDANSLSAGELEGRRQIVQYLAFLRAKVPGFEHAYVLDIAPQLGIRETRRIVGEAVLSKDDVLGCADFPDSIGVNGWPLEMHTAGDVQWLWPPIPESRGYNQLPFRMMVPKRAPGVAGNVLVAGRCASMTHEGQSAARVSGSCFVMGEAAGTAAAMALRAGIAPGDVPIPALQAQLVKQGVFLGGQD, encoded by the coding sequence ATGCTCATCACCGAACCCGCCCGCCAGGTCCCGCTCTATGGCGAGTATGACGTCGTCGTGCTCGGCGGCGGCCCCGCCGGCCTGTTGGCCGCCGCCAGCGCCGCGCGCAACGGCGCCAGCGTATTGCTGGTGGAACGCTACGGCTTCCTGGGAGGGATGGGCACGGCGGCCGGCGTATCCAACTTCTGCGGCTTGCACGCGAACATCCGCGGCAACATCCGGCAAGTCGTCCACGGCATGACGGACGAATTGCTGGACCGCATGCGCGCCCTGGACGGGCTGAACGATCCGCATCTGATCCTGGGCAAGATCCACGCCCAGGCCTACGACATCTCGGCTTTCAAGTGCGCCGCCGACGGACTGGTCCAGGCCAGCGGCGCCCAGGTACTGTTCCATGCCCTGGCTACCGGCGTCGCAAGCGGCGCGGGCGGCAGCGTCGACGCGCTGTTCCTGGAAACCAAATCCGGCCGCTGCGCGGTGCGCGCCCGGATCTTCATCGATTGCTCGGGCGACGCCGACATCGCGCAGTGGGGCGGCCTGCCCTTCGAGAAGGGCGACGAGCACGGCGGCATGCTCTATCCCACGCTGATGTTCAAGGTCGGCAACGTCGACGGCGCCCGCGCCCAGGAAGCCTGGAAGACCATCCCGCAGCTGATGGACCAGGCCGCGGCCAGCGGCGAATTCACCTTCCCGCGCCGCGGCGCCATCGTGCGCCCGCAAAAGCACGACTACGAATGGCGGGTCAACGTGACCCAGCTGGCCAACGCCGACGGCAGCGCGGCCGACGGCACCGACGCCAATTCCCTGTCCGCCGGCGAACTCGAAGGCCGCCGACAGATCGTGCAGTACCTGGCCTTCCTGCGCGCCAAGGTGCCGGGCTTCGAGCACGCCTACGTGCTGGATATCGCGCCGCAGCTGGGCATCCGCGAAACCCGTCGCATTGTGGGCGAGGCCGTCCTCAGCAAGGACGACGTGCTGGGCTGTGCCGACTTTCCGGATAGCATCGGCGTCAACGGCTGGCCACTGGAAATGCACACGGCCGGCGACGTGCAATGGCTCTGGCCGCCGATCCCTGAATCGCGCGGCTACAACCAGCTGCCATTCCGCATGATGGTGCCGAAGCGCGCTCCGGGCGTGGCCGGCAACGTGCTGGTGGCCGGACGCTGCGCTTCCATGACGCATGAAGGCCAGTCGGCCGCGCGCGTCAGCGGCAGCTGCTTCGTCATGGGCGAGGCGGCGGGCACGGCGGCCGCGATGGCGCTGCGCGCCGGCATCGCGCCGGGCGACGTGCCTATCCCCGCCTTGCAGGCGCAACTGGTGAAGCAAGGCGTGTTCCTGGGCGGCCAGGACTGA
- a CDS encoding 3-hydroxybenzoate 6-monooxygenase — translation MNATQTGKSVIVVGGGIGGLAAALALTRQGIAVQLLEQAAHIGEIGAGIQLGPNAFAALDALGVGQTARSRSVFTDHIIMMDAVDAKEVVRIDTGEAFRERFGGPYAVIHRADIHLSILEAVQQNPLISFRTSTQIASMSQDDKGVEVVDTQGNRYRADAVVGADGVKSVIRERMVGDPARVTGHVVYRAVVERENMPEELRINAPVLWAGPHCHLVHYPLRGGQQYNLVVTFHSREQEEWGVREGSKEEVLSYFQGIHPRPHQMLDRPTSWKRWATADREPVEHWGQGRVTILGDAAHPMTQYMAQGACMALEDAVTLGEAVKHCGHDLEAAFRLYESVRIPRSARVVWSTREMGRLYHARGVERTVRNMLWTGRSQSQFYDALQWLYGWKVENCLAGQSSQ, via the coding sequence ATGAACGCAACGCAGACAGGAAAATCGGTGATCGTGGTGGGAGGCGGCATAGGCGGCCTGGCCGCCGCACTTGCGCTGACCCGGCAAGGCATCGCGGTGCAGCTGCTGGAACAGGCTGCCCACATAGGCGAGATCGGCGCCGGCATCCAGCTCGGCCCCAATGCCTTCGCGGCATTGGACGCCCTGGGCGTGGGCCAGACCGCGCGCAGCCGCTCCGTGTTCACCGACCACATCATCATGATGGACGCGGTGGACGCCAAGGAGGTGGTGCGCATCGATACCGGCGAGGCTTTCCGCGAGCGCTTCGGCGGCCCCTATGCCGTGATCCATCGCGCCGACATCCACCTGTCCATCCTGGAGGCCGTGCAGCAGAATCCGCTGATCAGCTTTCGCACCTCTACCCAGATCGCCTCCATGTCGCAGGACGACAAGGGCGTGGAAGTGGTCGACACGCAGGGCAACCGCTACCGCGCCGACGCGGTGGTGGGCGCGGACGGTGTGAAATCCGTGATCCGCGAACGCATGGTGGGCGACCCCGCGCGCGTGACCGGCCACGTGGTCTACCGCGCCGTGGTCGAACGCGAGAACATGCCCGAGGAACTGCGCATCAACGCCCCCGTGCTGTGGGCCGGCCCGCACTGCCATCTGGTGCACTACCCCTTGCGCGGCGGCCAGCAATACAACCTGGTGGTGACCTTCCATAGCCGCGAACAGGAAGAATGGGGCGTGCGCGAGGGCAGCAAGGAAGAGGTGCTGTCCTACTTCCAGGGCATCCACCCGCGTCCGCACCAGATGCTGGACCGCCCCACGTCCTGGAAGCGCTGGGCCACCGCCGACCGCGAGCCCGTGGAGCACTGGGGTCAGGGCCGGGTCACCATCCTGGGTGACGCCGCGCATCCCATGACGCAGTACATGGCCCAGGGCGCCTGCATGGCGCTGGAAGACGCGGTGACGCTGGGCGAGGCCGTGAAGCATTGCGGGCACGACCTGGAGGCCGCATTCCGCCTGTACGAATCCGTCCGCATCCCGCGCAGCGCGCGCGTAGTGTGGTCCACGCGGGAGATGGGCAGGCTGTATCACGCGCGGGGCGTCGAACGCACCGTGCGCAACATGCTGTGGACCGGCCGCAGCCAGTCCCAGTTCTACGACGCGTTGCAGTGGCTGTACGGCTGGAAGGTGGAAAACTGCCTCGCGGGGCAATCCTCTCAATAG
- a CDS encoding ABC transporter substrate-binding protein: MRKTAIRGSAALVLALTAFAAGAQQKPVDIGFIGTLSTPAGYIGEDERDAFMLAVKEGGGKLGGVPVNVRVEDDALKPANAKQIADKMVQGGVRLFTGINFSNVMAAVGPTVLNAGAFYVSLNAGPSNYAGKACNPNYFSVAFQNDSYADTAGLAANELGAKRVVIMAPNYQAGRDAVAGFKRTYKGEIADEIYTKLEQADFSVELARIRSLNPDAIFQFHPGGAGINLTKQFANSGLADKIRMITPIYSMDDRMLAATGNAGKGFYLSSLWSADLDNPQSKHFVDAFTKAYNRAPTAYAAQAYDTANLIGSALKAVNGDITGRADDFRNALRRADFPSVRGKFKFGPNQHPIQDWYLLHIEAGPDGKLVYKNLKVIARDHTDVHAVDCKM; this comes from the coding sequence ATGAGAAAAACCGCAATCCGCGGCAGCGCCGCCCTCGTGCTTGCGCTGACCGCGTTCGCAGCCGGCGCGCAGCAGAAGCCGGTGGACATCGGCTTCATCGGCACCCTGTCCACGCCCGCCGGCTACATCGGCGAAGACGAGCGCGACGCCTTCATGCTGGCCGTAAAGGAAGGCGGCGGCAAGCTGGGCGGCGTGCCAGTCAATGTGCGCGTGGAGGACGACGCGCTCAAACCCGCCAACGCCAAGCAGATCGCCGACAAGATGGTGCAGGGCGGCGTGCGGCTGTTCACCGGCATCAACTTCTCCAACGTCATGGCGGCCGTCGGCCCGACCGTGCTGAACGCAGGCGCCTTCTACGTCAGCCTGAACGCAGGCCCCTCCAACTACGCCGGCAAGGCCTGCAACCCGAACTACTTCTCGGTGGCGTTCCAGAACGACTCCTACGCCGACACCGCTGGCCTGGCGGCCAATGAGCTGGGCGCCAAGCGCGTCGTCATCATGGCGCCCAACTACCAGGCCGGACGCGATGCCGTCGCCGGCTTCAAGCGCACCTACAAGGGCGAGATCGCCGACGAGATCTACACCAAGCTGGAGCAGGCCGACTTTTCGGTGGAGCTGGCGCGCATCCGCTCGCTCAATCCCGACGCCATCTTCCAGTTCCATCCGGGCGGCGCCGGCATCAATCTGACCAAGCAATTCGCCAACTCAGGCCTGGCCGACAAGATCCGCATGATCACGCCCATCTATTCGATGGATGACCGCATGCTGGCCGCGACCGGCAACGCAGGCAAAGGCTTCTACCTGAGCTCGCTGTGGAGCGCGGACCTGGACAATCCGCAAAGCAAGCACTTCGTCGACGCCTTCACCAAAGCCTATAACCGCGCGCCCACCGCCTATGCGGCGCAGGCCTACGACACCGCCAACCTGATCGGCTCGGCGCTGAAAGCCGTGAATGGCGACATCACTGGCCGCGCCGACGACTTCCGCAACGCGCTGCGCCGCGCCGACTTCCCCAGCGTGCGCGGCAAGTTCAAGTTCGGCCCCAACCAGCACCCGATCCAGGACTGGTACCTGCTGCACATCGAAGCCGGCCCCGACGGCAAGCTGGTCTACAAGAACCTGAAGGTCATCGCCCGCGACCACACCGACGTGCACGCCGTCGACTGCAAGATGTAA
- a CDS encoding branched-chain amino acid ABC transporter permease, giving the protein MLMFLEQVLNGLQYSALLFLLSAGLTLVFGIMNVINLTHGSFYMVGAFCAASAAAATGSFAAALLAALAGAALYGLVVELLVIRHLYRRDHLDQVLATLGLTLFTNEMVTVLFGRSPPFMDIPPFLSGSVEILPGLNYPLMRLAFIGAGVLVALGLWLLISRTRVGMLVRAGADDGEMVDALGVNIQRLFTLIFTLGALLCGFAGVMAAPLLAVEIGMGERILITTFVVIVVGGVGSVRGALVGSLMIGMTDALGRAYIPFWMSRLLPPELSDSASSSLVSASIYILMAIVLLFKPRGLVPAQR; this is encoded by the coding sequence ATGCTGATGTTCCTGGAGCAGGTCCTCAACGGCCTGCAGTACAGCGCTTTGCTGTTCCTGTTGTCGGCCGGCCTGACGCTGGTGTTCGGCATCATGAACGTCATCAACCTGACGCACGGCTCGTTCTACATGGTCGGCGCGTTCTGCGCCGCCAGCGCGGCCGCCGCTACCGGGTCCTTCGCTGCCGCGTTGCTGGCGGCGTTGGCTGGCGCGGCGCTTTATGGCCTGGTGGTGGAACTGCTGGTGATCCGCCACCTGTACCGCCGCGACCACCTGGACCAGGTGCTGGCCACGCTGGGCCTGACATTGTTCACGAATGAGATGGTCACGGTGCTGTTCGGCCGCAGCCCGCCCTTCATGGACATCCCGCCGTTCCTGTCGGGTTCCGTGGAGATCCTGCCAGGCCTGAACTATCCCCTGATGCGGCTGGCCTTCATCGGCGCCGGCGTGCTGGTGGCGTTGGGGCTGTGGCTGCTGATCTCCCGCACGCGCGTCGGCATGCTGGTGCGCGCCGGCGCCGACGACGGCGAAATGGTCGACGCGCTGGGCGTGAACATCCAGCGTCTGTTCACCTTGATCTTCACGCTGGGCGCCCTGCTCTGCGGCTTTGCGGGCGTGATGGCGGCGCCGCTGCTGGCGGTTGAAATCGGCATGGGCGAACGCATCCTCATCACCACCTTCGTGGTCATCGTGGTGGGCGGCGTGGGATCGGTGCGCGGCGCGCTGGTCGGTTCGCTGATGATAGGCATGACCGATGCGCTGGGCCGCGCCTACATTCCGTTCTGGATGTCGCGGCTGCTGCCGCCCGAGCTGTCGGATTCGGCAAGTTCCAGCCTGGTCTCGGCCAGCATCTACATCCTGATGGCCATCGTGCTGCTGTTCAAGCCGCGCGGCCTGGTGCCGGCGCAGCGATAG
- a CDS encoding branched-chain amino acid ABC transporter permease: protein MTRKIIVNTIGLLLFVLVPAIASATGESFLINLMTRFLIYAIAAISLDLILGYGAMVSFGHAAFFGLGGYVIGIAGFHLAQGDTLFGWSGSNAALVMWPLAVASAALAGLVVGFLSLRTSGVQFIMITLAFGQMLYFILVGLMVYGGDDGLSIDARNTLPGLDMNSPTTFYYVCLALMTAWVLACRRIVNSPFGMALQSIKQNPRRSIGLGLAPLRYRLTAFVLSAAGTGLAGALWANYALFVSPDMSAWQKSGELMAMVILGGMGSIFGPVLGVAVYLGLEQVATAWTEHWMLILGPVLVLVVLFGKRGVYGWLVGGKHHD from the coding sequence ATGACCAGAAAAATCATCGTCAACACGATCGGGCTGCTGCTGTTCGTCCTGGTGCCGGCCATCGCCTCGGCCACGGGCGAGAGCTTCCTGATCAACCTGATGACCCGCTTCCTCATCTACGCCATCGCCGCCATCAGCCTGGACCTGATCCTGGGCTACGGCGCCATGGTCAGCTTCGGCCATGCGGCCTTCTTCGGACTGGGCGGCTACGTCATAGGCATCGCGGGCTTTCACCTGGCCCAGGGCGACACGCTGTTCGGCTGGAGCGGCAGCAACGCCGCGCTGGTGATGTGGCCCCTGGCTGTCGCCAGCGCCGCGCTGGCGGGCCTGGTAGTCGGCTTCCTGTCGCTGCGCACCTCGGGCGTGCAGTTCATCATGATCACGCTGGCCTTCGGGCAGATGCTGTACTTCATCCTGGTCGGCCTGATGGTCTATGGCGGCGACGACGGCCTGTCCATCGACGCGCGCAATACCCTGCCCGGCCTGGACATGAACAGTCCCACCACTTTCTACTACGTCTGCCTGGCGCTCATGACAGCCTGGGTGCTGGCATGCCGCCGCATCGTCAACTCGCCCTTCGGCATGGCGCTGCAGAGCATCAAGCAGAACCCGCGGCGCAGCATCGGGTTGGGCCTCGCGCCGCTGCGCTACCGACTCACCGCCTTCGTGCTGTCGGCCGCGGGTACCGGCCTGGCGGGTGCGCTGTGGGCCAACTACGCCCTCTTCGTCAGCCCCGATATGTCGGCCTGGCAGAAGTCCGGCGAACTCATGGCCATGGTGATCCTGGGCGGCATGGGCTCGATCTTCGGCCCTGTGCTGGGCGTGGCCGTGTACCTGGGCCTGGAACAGGTCGCCACCGCCTGGACCGAACACTGGATGCTGATCCTGGGCCCCGTGCTGGTGCTGGTGGTGCTGTTCGGCAAGCGCGGCGTCTATGGCTGGCTGGTGGGAGGCAAGCATCATGACTGA